Below is a genomic region from Halobacterium sp. CBA1132.
TCACGAGCACGCGCTCGTCGTCGGCGACGCGGGCGTCGATGCGGTCCATCAGGTCCTCGACCTGGCCCGTGGCGTCGGCGATGTCGATTTCGGGGTCGACGAGGTGCGTCGGGCGGACAATCTGCTCGACGACCTGCGCGGACTGCTCGCGCTCGTAGTCGCCGGGCGTCGCGGAGACGTACAGCGTCTTGTCGGTCTTCTCCTCGAACTCCTCGAACGTCAGCGGGCGGTTGTCGTAGGCGGTCGGGAGGCGGAAGCCGTTCTCCACCAGACTGTCTTTGCGGGACTTGTCGCCCGCGTACTGGCCCTTGATTTGGGGGACCGTTCGGTGAGACTCGTCGATGACGGTGAGGAAGTCGTCCGGGAAGTAGTCGAGGAGCGTGTAGGGGGCGTCCCCGGGTTCGCGGTCCGAGAGGTACACCGAGTAGTTCTCGATGCCCGAGCAGTAGCCCGCCTCGGCCATCATTTCGAGGTCGAACGTGGTGCGCTCCTCGATGCGCTGGGCGGCGACCATGTCGCCGTTGCGCTCGAAGTGCCGGACGCGCTCGTGCATGTCCGTCCGAATCTTCTCGATGGCCTCCTCCATCTCGCTCTCGGGCACCGAGTAGTGCTCCGCTGGGTGGAAGAGGACGGCCGGCTCCTCGCTCTCGACGGTCCCCTCGAGCGGGTCAAGTTTCGCCATCCGGTCGACCTCGTCGCCCCAGAACTCCACGCGAACGGGATAGCGCCCGTACATCGGGAACACCTCCACGGTGTCCCCCCGGACGCGGAACGTGCCCTGCGTGAAGTCCACGTCGTTGCGCTCGTAGTTCAGGTCCACGAGCCGCCCCAGGAGTTCGTCGCGCTCGATTTCCTGGCCGACTTCGAGGCGGAGGCTCATCTCCTCGTAGTTGTGCGGGTCGCCCAGCCCGTAGATGGCCGAAACCGACGCCACTACGATGACGTCGTCCCGAGTCAGCAGCGAGCGCGTCGCGGAGTGGCGCAGGCGGTCGATTTCGTCGTTGATGGAGGCGTCCTTCTCGATGTACTTGTCCGTCTGCTCGACGTACGCCTCCGGCTGGTAGTAGTTGTAGTAGGAGACGAAGTACTCGACGGCGTTGTCCGGGAATAGGTTCCGCAGTTCCTCGTAGAGCTGGGCCGCGAGCGTCTTGTTGTGCGCGATGACCAGCGTCGGCTGCTGGAGCTGCTCGGCCACCCACGAGACGGTGTTGGTCTTCCCGGAGCCCGTCACTCCGAGCAGCGTCTGTGCGTCGGCGCCGTTCTCGAACCCCTCGACCAGCTGCTCGATGGCGTCGGGCTGGTCGCCCGCGGGGTCGAACGGCGCGTCCACGCGGAACGGCACGTCGGCCTCCGGTCGGTCCGGCTGAAGTGGCCCGCTGGCGTCGCTCATTATCTGATAGTAGGCGTGTAGCCACTTCAGGGGCTCGCCCCTGCACCACTGCAGCGCGTGTGACCCGTCACCAGACACTTGGGAGCGCCGTGCGAAGCGGGCGCGTATGCCCTCCAGACGCGACGTCCTGAAGGCCGGCGGATTAGCCACCGCTGGCGTGCTCGCGGGCGGTGCGGCGCGGTACGGCGCGTGGTCGCCCGCGCCGCTGTCGGCGCCCGCGGGGACGTGGCTGCAGCCGCGGTACGACTACGAGAACACCGGTCACAATCCGGAGGCGACGCCGCCGACGGACAGCCCAGACGTGGCGAGAATGTACGACGCTCCGGGCGAGGCGTTCTCGCTCGCGGCGGGCGTGGGGAATCTCTACGTCGGCAGCGAACACAGCGTCGCCGCGTTCGAGTACGGGAGCGAGACGCCGCGCTGGGAGCGCACCGCTGGCGGCCGCTGGCTCGCCGTCGGGAGCGACGTGGTAGTCGCCGCCGGAGAGGGGGAAGCGGCGGCGTTCGCGGCGACGAACGGCGAGCGGCTGTGGCGGCGGAACCGGGACGCGTACGCCTACGACGTGCTCGTGGACCGCCGGACCGCGTACGTCGGCTGGAACGACGCGCTGGCCGCGTACGACATCGGTTCGGGCGAGCCGCGGTGGCGGCTGTCGGCCAGCGACGCCGCGTTCGCGGGGTTCGACGGCGGCCGGCTGCTCGTCGCGGAGTCCGGTCTCGACGCGTACGAGCCGCGGGGCGCACTGCGCGGGGTTCTCGCCGACGGTCCGCGTCGCGCGTGGGCGTCCCGCGGCTTCTACGACGCCGACTACCCGGTGGTCGCGGGCGGCTACGCGCTGGTCGGGAGCGGCGGCGGCCCGCCGGGCGCGACCAGCACCGTCACCGCGGTGACGTCGGGCGGCGATCAGGAGTGGCGGACCGAACTCGGGAACAACGCCGGGAACATCGCGAGCGACGGCGAGCGCGCGTACGCCGTCTCGATGCGGTACGGCGACTCCGAGGGCGGCGTCCAGTACGCGGACACGACGACGCTGCACGCGCTCAGCGTCGACTCCGGCGACGAGCAGTGGTCGTTCCAGCGGACGGGGTGGTTCGTCGCCCCCGTCGTCGCCGACGGCACGGTCTTCGTGGGTGAGCGCGGCGGTCCGAACGGGAACGGGAACCTCCACGCGCTCGACGCGGCGACCGGGGAGCACCGGTGGACCGACGAGTCGACCGACGGCGTGAACGTGCTCGTCGCCGTCGGGGAGACGCTGTACGCTGGGACGGGACGCGGCGTGCTGGCGTTCGAATAGCGGACGCCCCCAGCGTGGTCGGCGAGTTCGCGCGGTAGCCACACCTATTTCTCGGGCGCGTCCCACACTCCAGGTATGGTACGCGAAGACCTACGCGCGGCGAGCGACCACCTGCGGGCGGCCGCGGTCGCCGCCGCCGACGCGGAACAGGAGGAACGGCTCTACGACCAATCCGACTCGCTTGCGGAACTGGCGACGGCCGATGACGGCCCCGATCACGGCCGCCTCGCGCGCATCACGCACACGCTCGACGACCTCGCGAGCGCCGTCGAGGACGACGACGCCCGAGAGAGCATCGCGGACGCGAAAACCAGCGTCGAAGCCTACCGGGAGACCGTCGACGGCGTCTGAGCCGGCGGTTTTTCTGGATGGCGCGCGTTCGCGGAGGCGGCGTGAAAACTACGACTACGAGAACTTCCGGACCGTCACGTCAAGCGTGTCCAAGTCGAGGATGGGCGCGGTGGCGACGTCGGGGTCGATGTTGACCGACTTCTGGAACTCCGTCTGGTGTTGCCAGCACCCGGAGTTGACCATTCGGACGTTGTGGTAGCCGCCGACGCCGAGCTTGTGGACGTGGCCGGTGTGGAAGACGTCCGGGGCCTCGTCGATGACGAGGAAGTCCTCTTTCTCGGGGGCGACCCGGGTGCGGCCGCCGAACTGGGGGGCGACGTGGCGTTTCTTCAGGAGTTGCTCCATCGCCCGGTGGGGCGCGTCGTAGGAGATGTCGTCGCCGGGGTACTCGGCGATGATTTCGTCGATGGAGACGCCGTGGTACATGAGCACGTCGACGCCTTCGAGCGTGACCGTGGAGGGGTTGCCCGTGAACCGGGCGTCGTGAGCGCTCATGATGTCCCTGAGTTCCTCGTCGAAGGCCGGCTGGGGTTCCGCGAGGCGGACGGCGTCGTGGTTCCCGGGAATCATCACGATCTCCATGTCCCCGGGGACGTCTTTGAGATGTTCGGCGAACGTCTCGTACTGGTCGTAGATGTCGACGATGTCCAGTTCCTCGTCCTGGTCGGGGTAGACGCCGACGCCCTCGACCATGTCGCCAGCGATGAGGAGGTACTCCACGGAGTCGGCTTCCTCGGTGTGGAGCCAGTCTGCGAACGCGCTCCACGCGTCGGCGGCGAACTCCTGGCTGCCGACGTGGACATCGGAGACGAGCGCGGCCTGCACGTGGCGGTCCGCCGTCGACGGGCGGTGCGTGCGCGGAATGTCCGGGAAGTGGAGGTCGTCCGCGAACAGGATGCCGCCGTCGTCGGAGATGGTGCCCTCGACGGCGATGACTTCGTCCGTGAGGAGTTCGTCGACGTGGGCGGCGATGTCGCGGTCTTTCATCACGAGCGTCGGGAAGACGCCGTTCGTGTCCTCGACTTCGACGAGCCAGTGGCCGCTGGCGGTCGAGCGGATGTCGTTGACCATGCCGACGACGGCGGCCTCGCTGCCGCCGGGCATCGAGTCGAGGGCGTCCGTCGGGCGGTGG
It encodes:
- a CDS encoding PQQ-binding-like beta-propeller repeat protein → MPSRRDVLKAGGLATAGVLAGGAARYGAWSPAPLSAPAGTWLQPRYDYENTGHNPEATPPTDSPDVARMYDAPGEAFSLAAGVGNLYVGSEHSVAAFEYGSETPRWERTAGGRWLAVGSDVVVAAGEGEAAAFAATNGERLWRRNRDAYAYDVLVDRRTAYVGWNDALAAYDIGSGEPRWRLSASDAAFAGFDGGRLLVAESGLDAYEPRGALRGVLADGPRRAWASRGFYDADYPVVAGGYALVGSGGGPPGATSTVTAVTSGGDQEWRTELGNNAGNIASDGERAYAVSMRYGDSEGGVQYADTTTLHALSVDSGDEQWSFQRTGWFVAPVVADGTVFVGERGGPNGNGNLHALDAATGEHRWTDESTDGVNVLVAVGETLYAGTGRGVLAFE
- the uvrB gene encoding excinuclease ABC subunit UvrB, which produces MSDASGPLQPDRPEADVPFRVDAPFDPAGDQPDAIEQLVEGFENGADAQTLLGVTGSGKTNTVSWVAEQLQQPTLVIAHNKTLAAQLYEELRNLFPDNAVEYFVSYYNYYQPEAYVEQTDKYIEKDASINDEIDRLRHSATRSLLTRDDVIVVASVSAIYGLGDPHNYEEMSLRLEVGQEIERDELLGRLVDLNYERNDVDFTQGTFRVRGDTVEVFPMYGRYPVRVEFWGDEVDRMAKLDPLEGTVESEEPAVLFHPAEHYSVPESEMEEAIEKIRTDMHERVRHFERNGDMVAAQRIEERTTFDLEMMAEAGYCSGIENYSVYLSDREPGDAPYTLLDYFPDDFLTVIDESHRTVPQIKGQYAGDKSRKDSLVENGFRLPTAYDNRPLTFEEFEEKTDKTLYVSATPGDYEREQSAQVVEQIVRPTHLVDPEIDIADATGQVEDLMDRIDARVADDERVLVTTLTKRMAEDLTEYLEEAGVAVEYMHDETDTLERHELVRGLRLGEYDVLVGINLLREGLDIPEVSLVAILDADQEGFLRSETSLVQTMGRAARNVNGEVVLYADERTDAMRDAIEETQRRRRIQREFNDEHGTTPTTIDKEVGDMNLPGAETDTSDVAGDGPSDEQEAAVLVEDLQERMDDAASNLEFELAADIRDRIRELREEYDLDGGDPEDEGVAPEPGEW
- a CDS encoding DNA-directed DNA polymerase II small subunit is translated as MPREPPVRVVRELTSRGYNAEREAVTLLARASDPAAAVERAVDAAPDDALTLTTDHVRGVLDGAAPSTPADGADSQDPTAPTDAAETSNASTTAETTDRTDPTTSTNNSTGDSSRDIPQTETSPPVETMGVDEGRNAAGRRDGREARDDSQRSVEIDGDITGESTGTGEYADFVATFRDRYDRLSKKLRGRVNHRPTDALDSMPGGSEAAVVGMVNDIRSTASGHWLVEVEDTNGVFPTLVMKDRDIAAHVDELLTDEVIAVEGTISDDGGILFADDLHFPDIPRTHRPSTADRHVQAALVSDVHVGSQEFAADAWSAFADWLHTEEADSVEYLLIAGDMVEGVGVYPDQDEELDIVDIYDQYETFAEHLKDVPGDMEIVMIPGNHDAVRLAEPQPAFDEELRDIMSAHDARFTGNPSTVTLEGVDVLMYHGVSIDEIIAEYPGDDISYDAPHRAMEQLLKKRHVAPQFGGRTRVAPEKEDFLVIDEAPDVFHTGHVHKLGVGGYHNVRMVNSGCWQHQTEFQKSVNIDPDVATAPILDLDTLDVTVRKFS